The Oceanispirochaeta sp. M1 genome contains a region encoding:
- a CDS encoding lipocalin family protein has product MKKNYMVMIFSIILLQNVFAGGTKETEVKTVEYVDMEKFSGKWLVAALIPSPLEKNAQRGLETYTVKENGEIDIEYSYYKNNKPEKKKVMTQKGWIIDSSTNAHWKISPLWPLKFNYYIIELADDYSYTVIGTDSMNYLWIMVRRDAFDGFDLEGIINSMTEKGYDRNKIKIMNQ; this is encoded by the coding sequence ATGAAAAAGAATTATATGGTAATGATATTTAGTATTATTCTCCTTCAAAATGTGTTTGCAGGGGGAACGAAGGAGACAGAAGTGAAAACCGTAGAGTATGTAGACATGGAAAAATTCTCAGGTAAATGGCTTGTGGCAGCTCTTATTCCTTCTCCCCTTGAGAAAAATGCTCAAAGAGGATTGGAGACATACACTGTAAAAGAAAATGGTGAAATTGATATTGAGTACAGTTATTATAAAAATAATAAACCTGAAAAGAAAAAGGTCATGACCCAGAAAGGGTGGATTATAGATTCCAGCACCAATGCACACTGGAAAATAAGTCCATTATGGCCTTTGAAATTTAATTACTATATAATTGAATTAGCCGACGACTACAGTTATACAGTTATTGGTACAGATTCAATGAATTATCTGTGGATTATGGTGCGTAGAGATGCTTTTGACGGCTTTGATCTTGAAGGAATTATTAATTCCATGACAGAGAAAGGTTACGACAGAAATAAAATAAAGATAATGAACCAATGA